A window from Salinigranum halophilum encodes these proteins:
- a CDS encoding DoxX family protein, whose amino-acid sequence MRDEVTTTLARFKHPLRYVMGGLYVVAGVLHFLVPQVYVQVVPPAFPRPLELVYLSGVAEVVLGLGVLVPRTRRAAAWGLVLLLLAVFPANVYMATHDVVLEGVPEWAREPSDAATVARLPLQGVLILWAWWYTRPDGAEGA is encoded by the coding sequence ATGCGCGACGAGGTCACCACCACACTCGCTCGGTTCAAACACCCGCTTCGCTACGTGATGGGGGGACTGTACGTCGTCGCGGGCGTGCTGCACTTCCTCGTTCCGCAGGTGTACGTCCAGGTCGTCCCGCCGGCGTTTCCCCGGCCGCTCGAACTCGTCTATCTCTCGGGCGTCGCCGAGGTGGTTCTCGGACTCGGGGTGCTCGTGCCGCGAACCCGTCGGGCCGCGGCCTGGGGACTCGTGCTCCTGTTGCTCGCCGTCTTTCCGGCGAACGTCTACATGGCGACCCACGACGTGGTCCTCGAGGGCGTTCCCGAGTGGGCGCGCGAGCCCTCCGATGCGGCGACGGTGGCACGGCTCCCACTGCAGGGCGTTCTGATACTCTGGGCGTGGTGGTACACCCGACCGGACGGTGCGGAGGGGGCGTGA
- a CDS encoding magnesium transporter, with protein sequence MTVREVALDAYREALPALVASLLGGLLAGVVLSGMRPELRDVPGLLVLIPALLATRGNVYGSLGARVATALHQGLIEPRLSEADRRLGAAAAAAISNGLLASTFASVVVFALLTALGDSVAPLSTLVGIALIAGILSGVVLTVVVVTVVFAGYRRGRDPDTLVGPIVTTTGDVFGVLFLLLAVRIVLGFGIGGGG encoded by the coding sequence ATGACCGTCCGCGAGGTGGCGCTCGACGCCTACCGTGAAGCGCTCCCCGCGCTCGTCGCCAGTCTGCTCGGCGGACTCCTCGCCGGCGTCGTCCTCAGCGGGATGCGACCGGAACTCCGCGACGTCCCAGGTCTCCTCGTCCTCATCCCGGCGCTGCTCGCCACCCGGGGGAACGTGTACGGGTCCCTCGGCGCACGGGTCGCCACCGCACTCCACCAGGGGCTCATCGAACCGCGTCTCTCCGAAGCCGACAGACGGCTAGGTGCGGCCGCGGCCGCGGCCATCTCGAACGGGCTCCTCGCGTCGACGTTCGCTTCCGTCGTCGTCTTCGCGCTCCTCACCGCGCTCGGCGACTCGGTCGCGCCGCTCTCGACGCTCGTCGGTATCGCCCTCATCGCCGGTATCCTCTCGGGCGTCGTCTTGACCGTCGTCGTCGTGACCGTCGTCTTCGCCGGCTACCGCCGCGGGCGCGACCCCGACACGCTCGTCGGCCCCATCGTCACCACCACGGGCGACGTCTTCGGCGTCCTCTTTCTCCTCTTGGCCGTTCGAATCGTGCTCGGATTCGGTATCGGAGGCGGTGGCTGA
- the pfdA gene encoding prefoldin subunit alpha, protein MGGGGNQQLQQLSQELQAIQGEIDELEAEIDDYQQEQDEIDEAVDAIETLETGSTVQVPLGGGAYVRAEIQDIDEIIVDLGADYAAEQEQDAAADALQHKKQAIEDRIDEVRAEIDELEDESSELEQQAQQMQQQMQQQQMQQMQQMQQAEEDADE, encoded by the coding sequence ATGGGTGGCGGTGGCAACCAGCAGCTCCAGCAGCTCTCGCAGGAACTGCAGGCGATTCAGGGCGAGATCGACGAACTCGAAGCCGAGATCGACGACTACCAGCAGGAGCAAGACGAGATCGACGAGGCCGTCGACGCCATCGAGACGCTCGAGACCGGCTCGACCGTGCAGGTCCCCCTCGGCGGCGGCGCGTACGTCCGCGCCGAGATTCAAGACATCGACGAGATCATCGTCGACCTCGGTGCCGACTACGCCGCAGAGCAGGAGCAAGACGCCGCCGCGGACGCGCTCCAGCACAAGAAGCAGGCCATCGAGGACCGCATCGACGAGGTCCGTGCGGAAATCGACGAGCTCGAAGACGAGAGCTCCGAACTCGAACAGCAGGCCCAGCAGATGCAACAGCAGATGCAGCAGCAACAGATGCAGCAGATGCAGCAGATGCAGCAGGCCGAAGAAGACGCCGACGAGTAA
- a CDS encoding signal recognition particle protein Srp54: MVLDNLGSSLRGSLDKLQGKSRLDKDDVQEIVKEIQRSLLSADVDVSLVMDLSDSIKTRALDEDPPAGTSARDHVLKIVYEELVDLIGDSTEIPLEPQTIMLAGLQGSGKTTTAAKMAWWFSKKGLRPAVIQTDTFRPGAYDQAKQMCERAEVDFYGDPDADDPVQIAEEGLDATDDADIHIVDTAGRHALEADLIDEIEEIESVVQPDLNLLVLDAAIGQGAKEQAREFDSSIGIGGVVITKLDGTAKGGGALTAVNETGSSISFLGTGETVQDIERFEPNGFISRLLGMGDLKQLSERVERAMAETQAEDEDWDPEDIMKGSFTLKDMQKQMEAMNKMGPLDQVLDMIPGLGGGLKDQLPEDAMDVTQDRMRKFEVIMDSMTDAEMENPRSVGAQQVRRIARGSGTDEETVQELLQQHKMMERTLKQFQGMGDGDMQRMMKKLQKQGGGGMGGMGGMGPFGD, encoded by the coding sequence ATGGTACTCGACAACCTCGGGAGTTCGCTCAGGGGCTCACTGGACAAGCTCCAGGGCAAGTCCCGACTCGACAAGGACGACGTGCAGGAGATCGTCAAGGAGATCCAGCGCTCGCTCCTGTCGGCGGACGTCGACGTGAGCCTCGTGATGGACCTGTCGGACTCCATCAAGACGCGCGCGCTCGACGAGGACCCCCCGGCGGGAACGAGCGCCCGCGACCACGTGCTGAAGATCGTCTACGAGGAACTCGTCGACCTCATCGGCGACTCGACCGAGATTCCGCTCGAGCCTCAGACCATCATGCTCGCCGGCCTCCAGGGGTCGGGGAAGACCACCACCGCCGCCAAGATGGCGTGGTGGTTCTCGAAGAAGGGCCTCCGACCGGCGGTCATCCAGACCGACACGTTCCGGCCGGGTGCGTACGACCAGGCGAAGCAGATGTGCGAACGCGCGGAGGTCGACTTCTACGGCGACCCCGACGCCGACGACCCCGTCCAGATCGCCGAGGAGGGGCTCGACGCGACGGACGATGCCGACATCCACATCGTCGACACTGCCGGCCGCCACGCGCTCGAGGCCGACCTCATCGACGAGATCGAGGAGATCGAATCGGTCGTCCAGCCCGACCTCAACCTCCTCGTCCTCGACGCGGCCATCGGCCAGGGGGCGAAAGAACAGGCCCGTGAGTTCGATAGCTCCATCGGCATCGGCGGCGTCGTCATCACGAAACTCGACGGGACCGCGAAGGGCGGCGGTGCGCTCACCGCCGTGAACGAGACCGGCTCTTCTATCTCCTTCCTCGGGACCGGCGAGACGGTCCAGGACATCGAGCGGTTCGAGCCGAACGGCTTCATCTCCCGCCTGCTCGGGATGGGTGACCTCAAACAGCTCTCCGAGCGCGTCGAGCGCGCGATGGCCGAGACCCAGGCCGAAGACGAGGACTGGGACCCCGAGGACATCATGAAGGGGTCGTTCACGCTCAAGGACATGCAGAAGCAGATGGAGGCGATGAACAAGATGGGGCCGCTCGATCAGGTGCTGGACATGATTCCGGGCCTCGGCGGCGGCCTCAAGGACCAGCTCCCCGAGGACGCGATGGACGTCACCCAGGACCGAATGCGGAAGTTCGAGGTCATCATGGACTCGATGACCGACGCCGAGATGGAGAACCCCCGTTCTGTCGGCGCACAGCAGGTCCGTCGTATCGCCCGTGGCTCCGGCACCGACGAGGAGACGGTGCAGGAACTCCTCCAGCAGCACAAGATGATGGAGCGCACGCTCAAGCAGTTCCAGGGGATGGGCGACGGCGATATGCAACGGATGATGAAGAAGCTCCAGAAGCAGGGTGGCGGCGGGATGGGCGGCATGGGCGGGATGGGTCCGTTCGGCGACTGA
- the rpl18a gene encoding 50S ribosomal protein L18Ae: MSQFTVSGRFRTRHGLQEFTKSIDAPNESVAREHVLSQLGSEHNLKRTQVELGEVTAA, encoded by the coding sequence ATGAGCCAGTTTACGGTGAGCGGCCGCTTCCGGACCCGGCATGGGCTCCAGGAGTTCACGAAGAGTATCGATGCACCCAACGAGTCGGTCGCTCGCGAACACGTGCTGTCGCAGCTCGGCAGCGAGCACAACCTCAAGCGCACCCAGGTCGAACTCGGGGAGGTGACCGCCGCATGA
- the ftsY gene encoding signal recognition particle-docking protein FtsY, whose translation MFDGLKKKLNSFRKDVEETAEEKADAEEEAEPGAEAEPDAEAEPDAEATAAADSVESTAATVSDSAADSSEAADASESDAPSAVDADDAPEPTEASTAAETGADAADEAAAETVEADATATDTDAGVESDAEDVPDDVDLDEEALAADGVEAAVEEAAGGRGGENASTLQRAKAFATGRIIIEEEDLEEPLWQLEMALLESDVEMNVAEAILETIREKMIGESRKQVDTTAELVSEALSDALLEVISVGQFDFDQRIREADKPVTLIFTGVNGVGKTTSIAKLVRYFEERGLSTVMANGDTYRAGANEQIQRHADNLGEKLITHEQGGDPAAVIYDAVEYAEAHDIDVVLGDTAGRLHTSNDLMSQLEKIDRVVDPDMTLFVDEAVAGQDAVQRAKKFNEAAEIDGAILTKADADSQGGAAISIAYVTGKPILFLGVGQGYDDLTRFDPEELVESLLADGE comes from the coding sequence ATGTTCGACGGGCTGAAGAAGAAGCTCAACAGCTTCCGCAAGGACGTCGAGGAGACGGCCGAAGAGAAGGCCGACGCCGAAGAAGAGGCCGAACCCGGGGCAGAGGCCGAACCTGACGCCGAGGCCGAACCTGACGCCGAGGCCACGGCGGCGGCCGACTCCGTCGAATCGACAGCCGCGACTGTCTCCGACTCGGCCGCGGACTCGAGCGAGGCGGCCGACGCCTCCGAGAGCGACGCCCCCTCCGCGGTAGACGCGGACGATGCACCCGAGCCCACCGAGGCATCGACTGCCGCGGAGACTGGGGCAGACGCCGCCGACGAGGCAGCCGCGGAGACTGTCGAGGCGGACGCGACGGCGACCGACACGGATGCGGGCGTCGAATCCGACGCCGAGGACGTCCCCGACGACGTCGACCTCGACGAGGAGGCGCTCGCCGCCGACGGCGTCGAAGCCGCCGTCGAAGAGGCCGCCGGCGGCCGGGGCGGCGAGAACGCCAGCACGCTCCAGCGAGCCAAGGCGTTCGCCACGGGCCGCATCATCATCGAGGAGGAGGACCTCGAAGAGCCGCTCTGGCAGCTCGAGATGGCGCTTCTCGAATCCGACGTCGAGATGAACGTCGCCGAGGCCATCCTCGAGACCATCCGCGAGAAGATGATCGGCGAGTCCCGCAAGCAGGTCGATACCACGGCGGAACTCGTCTCGGAGGCGCTCTCCGACGCGCTCCTCGAAGTCATCTCTGTCGGCCAGTTCGACTTCGACCAGCGTATCCGGGAGGCCGACAAGCCCGTCACTCTCATCTTCACCGGCGTCAACGGCGTCGGCAAGACGACGTCTATCGCCAAGTTGGTCCGATACTTCGAAGAACGGGGTCTGTCGACCGTCATGGCGAACGGCGACACCTACCGCGCCGGTGCCAACGAGCAGATTCAGCGCCACGCCGACAACCTCGGGGAGAAGCTCATCACTCACGAGCAGGGTGGTGACCCGGCGGCCGTCATCTACGACGCCGTCGAGTACGCCGAGGCGCACGACATCGACGTCGTCCTCGGGGACACAGCGGGTCGACTCCACACCTCGAACGACCTGATGTCCCAACTGGAGAAGATCGACCGCGTCGTCGACCCGGACATGACGCTGTTCGTCGACGAGGCGGTCGCCGGCCAGGACGCCGTTCAGCGGGCGAAGAAGTTCAACGAGGCCGCCGAAATCGACGGCGCCATCCTCACGAAGGCCGACGCCGACTCCCAGGGCGGGGCGGCTATCTCCATCGCCTACGTCACCGGGAAGCCCATCCTCTTCCTCGGCGTCGGGCAGGGGTACGACGACCTCACCCGGTTCGACCCCGAGGAACTCGTCGAGAGTCTCCTCGCCGACGGCGAGTAG
- a CDS encoding magnesium transporter, which produces MPTEWSVRAITRAMLPVLLALTLVEIGSGLVLGSFESSLLRFPTLLVLVPVTIGTAGNLGSILAARLSTAFHLGTLSFDPRDEALAGNALATLGLSVTVFPLIGTGAWLLSTLLGTARLPLSTVLAVAITSGVALAVLAVVVTLVATYAAYRFSLDPDDVVIPLVTNASDVLGVLVLFGAVQLYV; this is translated from the coding sequence ATGCCGACCGAGTGGTCGGTCCGGGCCATCACTCGCGCGATGCTGCCCGTCCTTCTCGCGCTCACGCTCGTCGAAATCGGCTCGGGCCTCGTCCTCGGCAGTTTCGAGTCCTCGTTGCTTCGGTTTCCGACCCTGCTCGTGTTGGTGCCCGTCACCATCGGCACTGCCGGCAACCTCGGGAGCATCCTCGCGGCTCGCCTCTCGACGGCGTTCCACCTCGGGACGCTCTCGTTCGACCCGCGCGACGAGGCGCTGGCGGGGAACGCCCTCGCCACGCTCGGGCTCTCTGTCACGGTGTTCCCCCTCATCGGGACGGGCGCGTGGCTCCTCTCGACGCTCCTCGGCACGGCACGGCTCCCGCTGTCGACGGTCCTCGCCGTCGCGATTACGAGCGGTGTCGCCCTCGCGGTGCTGGCGGTCGTCGTGACGCTCGTCGCGACGTACGCGGCCTACCGCTTCAGCCTCGACCCCGACGACGTGGTCATCCCGCTCGTGACCAACGCTTCCGACGTGCTGGGCGTGCTGGTGCTGTTCGGGGCCGTCCAGCTGTACGTCTGA
- a CDS encoding LysE family translocator, whose protein sequence is MVGAVFGFEPTTLLAYLAAAVALILAPGPDTMYVLARGLQGPDAGVRSALGVATGVLGHTLAAALGISALLQTAPTAFTLVKYVGAAYLLYLAAQALRTEEFDPTTESEAGGSFRRGVLVNALNPKVALFFLAFLPGFAGSGPDAPTRMAVLGVLYALVTAVYLSSVALASNRAGQLLARSRLSQGLQYVASAVMVVLAGALVV, encoded by the coding sequence ATGGTCGGCGCCGTCTTCGGCTTCGAGCCCACGACGCTCCTCGCGTACCTCGCCGCAGCGGTGGCGCTCATCCTCGCACCCGGCCCGGACACCATGTACGTCCTCGCTCGCGGCCTCCAGGGTCCCGACGCCGGGGTCCGCTCGGCGCTCGGCGTCGCCACGGGTGTCCTCGGTCACACGCTGGCCGCGGCCCTCGGCATCTCGGCGCTCTTACAGACCGCACCGACGGCGTTCACACTCGTGAAATACGTCGGGGCGGCTTACCTGCTCTACCTCGCCGCGCAGGCGCTCCGAACCGAGGAGTTCGACCCGACGACGGAGAGCGAAGCAGGGGGTAGCTTCCGACGGGGGGTGCTGGTGAACGCGCTCAACCCGAAGGTGGCGCTGTTCTTTCTCGCGTTCCTGCCGGGGTTCGCCGGTTCGGGTCCCGACGCCCCCACGCGGATGGCCGTCCTGGGCGTGTTGTACGCACTGGTCACGGCCGTCTACCTCTCCAGCGTGGCACTCGCGTCGAACCGCGCGGGGCAGTTGCTCGCGCGGAGTCGGCTCTCGCAGGGCCTCCAGTACGTCGCCAGCGCGGTGATGGTCGTCCTCGCGGGGGCGCTCGTCGTCTAG
- a CDS encoding Ntn hydrolase family protein: protein MSTIAALRCRDGVVVAGDRLVVRDGRVESRNRRHVLDVASDVGAAAVGRDVTRFADRLTGELRTYRFEREAVSLEALERVASDVVRDTGVEALVAARDADGRAALRAVSADGSTLSDSPMAFGSGTPFVLGALEAVDAASTSLPAAETFVREAFDSAAERDPGTGSEVDVWTLADGSEDATDGAGSDADSSDL, encoded by the coding sequence ATGAGCACTATCGCCGCCCTTCGTTGTCGCGACGGCGTCGTCGTCGCCGGTGACCGCCTGGTCGTCCGCGACGGACGAGTCGAGAGCCGGAACCGTCGGCACGTACTCGACGTCGCTTCCGACGTCGGTGCCGCAGCCGTCGGCCGCGACGTCACACGCTTCGCCGACCGCCTCACGGGCGAACTCCGGACGTACCGGTTCGAGCGTGAGGCGGTGTCACTCGAGGCGCTCGAACGCGTCGCGAGCGACGTCGTTCGCGACACCGGTGTCGAGGCTCTCGTCGCTGCACGCGACGCGGACGGGCGCGCGGCGCTTCGCGCCGTCTCCGCCGACGGGTCGACGCTCTCCGACTCACCGATGGCGTTCGGGAGCGGCACCCCGTTCGTCCTCGGCGCGCTCGAAGCGGTCGACGCGGCGTCGACGTCGCTCCCGGCGGCCGAGACGTTCGTCCGTGAGGCCTTCGACAGCGCGGCCGAACGCGACCCCGGCACCGGGAGCGAGGTCGACGTCTGGACGCTCGCGGACGGGTCGGAAGACGCCACAGACGGGGCCGGTTCGGATGCGGACTCGTCCGACCTCTGA